In Chitinophagales bacterium, a genomic segment contains:
- a CDS encoding T9SS type A sorting domain-containing protein, whose amino-acid sequence MKKNILFIFLFFFKELCFHPAQAQIKNLNFHSPCGFIENKGQVTDQNGNKRDDVKFIYSSGSFKLILRSDGYSYQWSQVIPAGNDNSESGQNKLQQDEDDLPDLPINIISNRIDVQFTACSSTATIEGSDPLNFYTNYFNNNTGLSGIKKVKSFSSVVYKDIYKDIDLIFSLIPNKQGDFKPEYKFIIHPAADIRDIALSFNGEKSLFLDANDELQAHADLGFVKETCPAILSGDGNFFQRGKFILKGNTLSFADVKRNQDQLVIIDPLIEWGSYYGGYEKDVPDELAYDGRQHLYLTGRTHSSSMIATSGTHQAIYSGGDDVPLIKLDEQGNILWGTYYGGKGNDVAFAITTDTIGNIFLGGRTESITGIATDSAVIDTFSGGFFDVFIAKFDSSGNLLYGTYMGGDLKDEVQELATNTHGDLYVSGYTESLYGIATPGAYKTNGNTDGKIFLMRWTNDMHLLWGTYYGGNGRDRGHGVCEDKFGHVYQVGTVGSKDSVATTGAFQTSIGGKLDGFLASWTPDGNLRWATYYGGEFDERLRDVKTDNDGNIYFVGQTESNHSIATPGVFKETFSATENTDRDGLIAKFDSFGNRIWGTYYGGEYIEQPRSLRVPPTGAPIYISGVTKSEKGLATPGAYNVDLGGFNDAFMAIINHDATQLLYSTYYGGKGSESLNAGGWYGPPLTIDENENVFLSSATRSADSIATAGSYRDTILTTDEYDFFVAKFNNTCSDAWENNNDIAHAPKIPLDPRSGQATIHGEIKDSSDKDYFKITLGQNYRQLVLSLSELPIDADLFVYDGTGNELASAQNVQNISEQITLNTADSGIYYILVKAGNTPDTANNDCYKLNITASNDIPLAITPLSSEEHFTLYPNPANKATVLQLQCDQLGFYSIQITDLLGKVSQLKTVKMEMGRNNIALDLTGYASGIYEVSISGNGLHAKQTLAIQ is encoded by the coding sequence ATGAAAAAAAATATACTTTTTATTTTCCTTTTTTTTTTTAAAGAATTATGCTTTCATCCCGCTCAGGCACAAATAAAAAACCTTAACTTTCATAGCCCATGTGGTTTTATAGAAAATAAAGGACAGGTTACAGATCAGAATGGTAATAAAAGAGATGATGTTAAATTTATTTATTCCAGCGGTTCGTTTAAGCTTATTCTTCGTAGCGATGGTTACAGTTATCAGTGGTCGCAGGTTATTCCGGCTGGGAACGATAACTCTGAATCCGGACAAAATAAATTACAACAAGATGAAGATGATCTTCCCGATCTCCCCATCAATATAATAAGTAATCGCATAGATGTACAATTCACTGCCTGCAGCTCTACTGCCACAATAGAAGGATCAGATCCACTTAATTTTTATACCAACTATTTTAATAACAATACTGGCTTATCCGGCATTAAAAAAGTGAAAAGTTTCAGCAGTGTTGTTTACAAAGATATTTACAAGGATATAGATCTTATATTTTCGTTAATACCAAATAAGCAAGGTGACTTTAAACCAGAGTATAAATTTATAATTCATCCTGCTGCTGATATAAGAGACATTGCTCTTTCATTCAATGGTGAAAAAAGTCTCTTTCTCGATGCCAATGACGAATTGCAGGCGCATGCTGATTTAGGCTTTGTGAAAGAAACGTGCCCGGCTATCCTATCAGGCGATGGGAATTTTTTCCAGCGTGGAAAATTTATTTTGAAAGGAAACACTCTCTCATTTGCAGATGTAAAGCGCAATCAAGATCAGTTAGTTATAATTGATCCGTTGATAGAATGGGGATCCTATTATGGCGGATACGAAAAAGATGTACCTGATGAACTTGCGTACGATGGCAGGCAGCACCTCTATCTTACGGGCCGCACGCATTCCTCTTCAATGATTGCTACCAGCGGCACGCATCAAGCCATTTATAGCGGAGGTGATGACGTGCCTCTCATTAAGCTGGATGAACAGGGTAATATTTTATGGGGCACCTATTACGGTGGAAAAGGCAATGATGTGGCTTTTGCCATTACAACGGATACCATAGGAAACATTTTTCTTGGCGGCCGAACGGAAAGTATTACAGGTATTGCTACCGATAGTGCAGTGATCGATACTTTTTCAGGAGGTTTCTTTGATGTGTTTATAGCGAAGTTCGATTCCTCCGGCAACCTGCTTTACGGAACTTATATGGGTGGCGATCTGAAGGATGAAGTTCAGGAACTGGCAACCAACACACATGGTGACCTTTATGTGAGTGGCTATACGGAAAGTTTATACGGTATTGCTACTCCAGGCGCTTATAAAACAAATGGCAATACTGATGGAAAAATATTCCTAATGAGATGGACCAACGACATGCACCTTTTATGGGGCACATATTATGGCGGGAACGGACGCGACAGGGGTCACGGCGTATGCGAGGATAAGTTCGGACACGTGTACCAGGTGGGAACCGTTGGCAGCAAAGACAGTGTAGCAACAACCGGCGCTTTTCAAACATCGATAGGTGGTAAGCTCGATGGCTTTCTTGCTTCCTGGACACCGGATGGAAATCTGCGATGGGCAACCTATTACGGGGGCGAATTCGACGAGCGGCTGCGGGATGTAAAAACGGATAATGATGGAAATATTTATTTCGTCGGGCAAACAGAAAGTAACCACAGTATTGCCACCCCTGGTGTATTTAAAGAAACTTTTTCAGCAACGGAAAATACTGACCGCGATGGCCTGATTGCTAAGTTTGATTCTTTCGGCAACCGCATCTGGGGTACCTATTACGGTGGAGAATACATAGAGCAGCCGCGATCGCTTAGGGTGCCTCCAACAGGGGCTCCCATATATATCAGCGGTGTAACTAAAAGTGAAAAAGGGTTGGCAACACCCGGTGCCTACAATGTGGACTTGGGTGGATTCAATGATGCTTTTATGGCAATCATTAACCATGACGCAACCCAGTTATTGTACTCGACCTACTATGGTGGAAAAGGGTCAGAATCTCTTAATGCCGGCGGTTGGTACGGACCGCCTCTTACAATTGATGAAAATGAAAATGTCTTCCTTTCGTCTGCAACAAGAAGTGCTGACAGCATTGCCACAGCCGGCTCTTACCGGGATACCATTTTAACTACCGATGAATATGATTTTTTTGTTGCAAAATTTAATAATACCTGCAGTGATGCCTGGGAAAATAATAATGACATTGCACATGCTCCTAAAATTCCCCTGGATCCGCGTTCAGGGCAGGCAACCATCCATGGGGAAATAAAAGATTCTTCTGATAAGGATTATTTTAAAATTACACTAGGGCAAAATTACAGGCAGTTAGTTTTATCATTGAGCGAATTGCCCATTGACGCAGATTTATTTGTGTACGACGGAACAGGAAATGAATTGGCTTCAGCCCAAAATGTTCAAAATATAAGTGAACAGATTACACTTAATACTGCAGACAGTGGCATCTATTATATACTTGTAAAAGCAGGCAATACACCGGACACGGCCAACAATGATTGCTACAAGCTTAATATAACAGCCAGCAATGACATTCCCCTTGCCATAACCCCGCTTAGCAGTGAAGAACATTTTACATTGTATCCGAACCCGGCCAATAAAGCTACCGTCCTTCAATTACAATGTGACCAGTTAGGATTTTATTCCATACAAATTACGGACCTGCTGGGAAAAGTTTCCCAATTGAAAACAGTGAAAATGGAAATGGGAAGGAATAATATTGCCCTTGATTTAACGGGTTATGCTTCCGGTATTTATGAGGTTAGTATTTCCGGGAATGGATTACATGCGAAGCAAACATTAGCAATTCAATAA